AACTGTTGGCAAAATTTCACTAAATATAGGAAAAAATACTCTTTGCTGGCTTTGagcttcatttttttggatTGGCTTGATTAGAATCGAACAAACCGGCAGCCTGCATGGCTTGGCCTTGATCACTCACCATAAACACTGCTGGCTCGATTAATTTTGCATCCTTTTTGTTAGGACGCACCAAAACAGTAAAAAGTTAGATATCTTATAACCTGTGGAATGGACGACTGAGTTATTTTATTGGAAATCAGCAATGGTCCTGACTGCTCTTCAGtgaaataaatttcttcattgGAGATGCAATAACTATCCCAATCTTCTCTAATCCTAGACTTTCAATGATCAATTACAAATTTTATACCTTTTTTGGTGAATCTTTGAGTTAGAATCTATTGGCAGTGCATTTTTGCTATGGCTCATAGAGTGCCTCCACGATAGCTCTAATCCCATTCTTATAATATGGATCTTCTGCATAATAACCATACAGAAAAGCTATCCTCATTTCGgccattttcttttcctgcaCCCAATAGTTGATGAAGTTTTGCATTTGCGAGTTGTTCATAAACTGAACATAATCGACGTGCCTATATTCCTGCCGCTTTAAAGTGACGTTTTCAGGCAAGCAGCGATTGCATAGACCTTTTGGATAAGGTTCGTGTTGATCACATTTTCTGTTGAGCTAAAGTCTTAGATTTTTCGGTGGCTGACAATTTGGACATTCAGTTTATTTAGAATGAGTGTTTGCGCAGTTGTCTGACCTTCTCTTCAGATATTCATCAAATGCTATATGGGCAACTTTTGCTTATGGAGTTGTGGCTATACAGTTGATGCATTTTGAATTCGGACCATGGTTACATCTTGGCTTCTATGGCGATGCTTCCTTTTATTTCACAACTTCTAGACAATTTATACATTTTCCAGTTTATCCATGAAGACATTTTGGCTTTTTTTAAGGTTCTGGAAGCTTTTCTGGTACCTTTTCGCGAGATATTATCGGGGATTTCGGGCTTTTAGGTGATGAAATAGATGACTGTGTTTTAAGCATTCCTgcacttttgctttttttgaTGCTATTGATACATTGATGACACTTGACGTTAGGACTGTGAGTGCATTATCCTTCGCCTATGGGCTCAGCTTACGAGGAGTATTTGCTATAGAAggaactttttcttctttcttttccactttttcttactttttatCCATACATTTCAAGCATTTAGCATTAGGCCATGGTCACAGtgtaaaatttcttcttctttttgctttggAGCAGTAGTCATAAGTCCATTTCCTGCATGATAATCATTAGTCTTTTCGTTGGGAAGGCAAGAGAGGCATTTCATGTTGGGAGGATGCTTGCAAGGTGTTTTGATCTTGGAGGTCTGGTGGGGCTGATTATAATTGCGAATATATATATTGGACTGAGGAGGAGATGGGAGTTTGTCTTTCTTCGGCAACTCTACCTTCAAAATAGAACCGTGACGAAGGTAAACCACCTCCTTCAGCATTCTCTAGGGACGGATGTTGAGCCTTCTTCCATTTTAGCTAAAGACCTGCAGCTCTGCAGGGGGGATGCCCGTCTTGTGGGACAGCTATGTAATAAACTCCTTACGACCTGTAGCAGATCACCGTAGGTCTGCTTCGGTTCAAACGAGAGCCTGTAGCGGTAATCATCAGTGTAGACTCTGATTATATATTCTGAAAGGTCTATCGCTGATCCTTTTTCGCTCATTAAATAATAATCAATAAGCCTTCCTATCCCTCATTTTAAAAGTATTCTCGCAAGATTAAACTTTTGATAACAGTGCCTACACACCCGCCGCTGTATAAAGTCCATAACTTGGCTAAATAAAGGGggctgttttaattttttattatattaaatatatctAAGTGATGTCCAAGGCAACTTCCACCCCCGCCCCCGTCAAAGGCTTCGATGCCAACAAGTACGTGCGTAAGAACCTTAATGCGGAGACCGTTCAGAAGCTGAAGGAAGTCTTTGATGTTTTCGATTACGACGGCAGTGGCAACGTCTCCACTGACGAATTGATTAACACCATCCGAGCACTCAACCTGGAGGCTCAAGCTGGTCAGATCTTGGCCATCGTCAACAACTCAGGCCACACTGGAGACATCGATTTCGGCGCCTTCCTCGACATCTTCGGCTTCGGCAGTGAGGAGACCAGTGAATCCTCTCTCCAGAGCATCTTCGAAGCCTTCGACACCTCAAAGTCAGGAGTTTTCGGCCCTGAGGAGTTCGAGAAGGTGGCTGCCAGCGTTGGCGAGCACTTCTCCTCTGCTGAAGTCGACCAGATCATCGACTTTGCCGACAAGGACAGAGACGGAGTGATCAGCTTCGAGGAGTTTGCCAACGTCGTCACCAAGGTCTATCCCAAAGTTTGATCGATTTATACCAGCATCCATTTATCGGAATCATCTCTGAGCCAATATGTTAAATAGCGATTATTAGATAACTGAAGGTAATGCTAAATCAGAAATGTCTACGACCAGGCCTATCTCTGTCACCACCCATCATAAATTTGGCGGTTGCCAGTCCTTCCAAGTCAATATCATCTCTTGAGTCGAGGCACAACATGCGTTCCTTTTCGTCGAATCTCTCCTTGATGATGCGGTAGAAGGACATAGCCTCTTCGTAGAGAGGGACGGTTTTCTCGTAGTAGATGACTGATTGGCCAACGGGATCCCAAAGATAGGGTAGTTCGCTGTGCTATTTCACCCACTTTTCCACTTCTTCACTCGCATTCCAGTCAGTTGGGCAACCTTAGTCACTGGCACGCTTTGGTAAGCGTTGAAGATTTCACAAAGAATGCGTCTTTTGATTTCCATCATGCACTACTCGAACACAAAGCGGATGGTAAGGTTGAACTGCCATAGTTGTCATAGGCACGGTTAGGTCAGCAATCAGTTTCTTGTATTCTGCACTCAGGTAAGAAATCTCTATCTTGCTCGACCATTTGATATCACGTTTTAGACTTTTCCTGTCCTTGAAGGCTAGAGACAACAGGGTGTAGAGTAGTCCCAAATCAGCCAAGTTGAAGATTCCTGTAGCCAGCAGATCTTGAATGGAAAAGCCACCAGCGAGAATGTCCTCAAGTACTTTGACTTTTCCTCTTGCTCTTCCCTTCTTGGAGAGTTTGTAGACGTCTCTTGCCAAGGCGAGGGTGCTGTTGATGCTTTTGCGGTCATCATAGACACGGACGGCAAAGAATTCAAGGTCTTGGTAGCTCCTGGGTTGTGGGTCTGTCCTTTCCTCAAGTGTATCGACCAAGTAGAAGACCTAGCGTCCCCACTGCCATAGATATTCCTCATCTCTGATGTTGGCAGTTGCAGTCTGTTTGCGCAAGATACGCGAAAAGTAGTATTCACTTTCCTTGTGTTCGCCATAGCGAGCATATATTTCGCCCAATTTCAAGTAAATCCTgatctcttcttcaacttttccCTACATTAGAGATTGATTACCACTTGTTCGAACTGGGCGGCTTCGATTTTGAGTTTGTTCACGATGACCTGCATTTCAGTTTTGATCTGATCGTAGACGCCCACTCTTGGGATATTGATGAGCGTGACTCCGAAGAGTGCGAAGATGGCCTCGTACTCTCCGACAAGGCGATTCTTCAATGCGAAGTCAAGCATCTTATCCTTGAGATCGAGGGCGACGTTGGGGTGCAGTTGAATGAAAACGCGAAATTTCCACAGTTTGGTGATGGGAGTGTCGTTTGCGATCGCGTGGAggaatttggattttagatctgatCCCTTCTCAAGCTCCATTATTGATATATCTAACAAgaa
This region of Nymphaea colorata isolate Beijing-Zhang1983 unplaced genomic scaffold, ASM883128v2 scaffold0361, whole genome shotgun sequence genomic DNA includes:
- the LOC116244889 gene encoding uncharacterized protein LOC116244889 produces the protein MSKATSTPAPVKGFDANKYVRKNLNAETVQKLKEVFDVFDYDGSGNVSTDELINTIRALNLEAQAGQILAIVNNSGHTGDIDFGAFLDIFGFGSEETSESSLQSIFEAFDTSKSGVFGPEEFEKVAASVGEHFSSAEVDQIIDFADKDRDGVISFEEFANVVTKVYPKV